The Verrucomicrobiota bacterium genome includes a region encoding these proteins:
- a CDS encoding BlaI/MecI/CopY family transcriptional regulator, with amino-acid sequence MKRKNQTLSKLELQVMRPFWTKGKLTVREAAEILSKNENDPGYSSVQTIAGRLEKKGALKKTKKLGNAWLFEAAVERNSIVSRMIDELVTLLDGASSPIVSHLVESEKISREELDEIKQLISERAEPVKGDNHE; translated from the coding sequence ATGAAGCGAAAAAACCAAACCTTATCGAAACTCGAGTTGCAGGTCATGCGGCCGTTCTGGACCAAAGGTAAGCTAACCGTGCGGGAAGCAGCCGAGATCCTGTCGAAAAATGAGAATGATCCAGGATACTCGTCTGTCCAAACGATTGCCGGTCGGCTTGAGAAAAAGGGAGCCCTTAAAAAGACAAAGAAACTGGGCAATGCCTGGTTGTTTGAAGCGGCGGTGGAAAGAAACAGCATCGTAAGCCGAATGATAGATGAGTTGGTCACGCTATTGGATGGTGCCTCGAGTCCCATCGTCTCGCACCTGGTTGAATCTGAGAAAATAAGCAGGGAAGAGTTGGATGAAATCAAGCAGTTGATTTCAGAACGAGCTGAGCCGGTGAAAGGCGATAACCATGAATGA